A section of the Gloeocapsa sp. DLM2.Bin57 genome encodes:
- a CDS encoding histidine phosphatase family protein: MSLNIYFLRHGETSYSITGGYCGSIDPELTPSGVQMAEAFAKAYQSVRWTAVYCSPMKRTVATAKPLCDAIGMEMQLRDGLRELNYGEWEAKSPEWVKENHLDDYINWMTEPAWNPPTGGETAVQMASRASLVISEIESKYTEGNVLVVSHKTTIRIILCSLLGIDLGRYRDRLDLLVGGISKVKFGIHGPMLQSLCDRSYLDESLQARKGT; encoded by the coding sequence ATGAGTTTAAATATTTACTTTCTTAGACACGGAGAAACTAGCTACAGTATCACAGGTGGTTATTGCGGTAGTATTGATCCTGAATTAACCCCCTCCGGAGTACAAATGGCTGAGGCTTTTGCTAAGGCTTATCAATCTGTTCGGTGGACTGCTGTTTATTGTAGTCCCATGAAAAGAACTGTTGCTACGGCTAAGCCTCTCTGTGACGCTATCGGTATGGAAATGCAGTTACGGGATGGACTTAGGGAACTTAATTATGGTGAATGGGAGGCTAAAAGCCCAGAATGGGTAAAAGAAAATCATTTAGATGATTATATCAATTGGATGACTGAGCCTGCCTGGAATCCACCTACGGGAGGTGAAACAGCTGTACAAATGGCTAGTCGTGCTTCTTTAGTTATCTCAGAAATTGAAAGTAAATATACTGAAGGAAATGTTTTAGTTGTTTCTCATAAGACTACTATTAGGATTATTTTATGTAGTCTGTTGGGGATTGATTTAGGACGTTATCGCGATCGCCTAGATTTACTAGTAGGTGGCATTAGTAAGGTAAAATTTGGTATTCATGGACCAATGTTGCAGAGTTTGTGCGATCGCTCTTATCTGGATGAAAGTTTACAAGCTCGTAAGGGGACTTAA
- a CDS encoding Glu/Leu/Phe/Val dehydrogenase gives MSQSLFADASKRLEKALDYISISEDSLKRLKYPKASLTVSIPVRMDDGSLEIFQGYRVRYDDTRGPGKGGVRYHPSVSLDEVQSLAFWMTFKGALLNLPFGGAKGGITVNPKELSKQELERLSRGYIEAIADFIGPDIDILAPDVYTNEMIMGWMMDQYSIIKRRISPGVVTGKPITMGGSQGRTSATAMGAFYAINAILPKFSQPPEKTTVAIQGFGNVGGILADLMSKVGYKVVAVSDSQGGIYASTGLDIPSIRQYKKDGYPMKAVYCSKSVCNIVEHENISNTELLALDVDILIPAALENQITAANAKDIQAKYIFEVANGPTTSEADEILDKKGIYVFPDILINAGGVTVSYFEWVQNRSGLYWTLTEINEKLKEKMVVEVEQTWDIAQKHSVSMRTAAYIHALNRLSEALDAKGTRDYYNNKG, from the coding sequence ATGTCACAATCACTTTTTGCAGATGCTAGTAAAAGACTAGAAAAAGCCCTCGATTATATTTCCATCTCCGAAGACAGTCTCAAACGTCTTAAATACCCTAAAGCTAGTTTAACCGTATCTATTCCTGTGCGCATGGATGATGGCTCATTAGAGATTTTTCAAGGTTATCGGGTGCGTTACGACGATACGAGAGGTCCAGGAAAAGGAGGGGTAAGATATCATCCTAGCGTCTCTCTCGATGAAGTCCAATCTTTAGCCTTTTGGATGACTTTTAAAGGAGCACTCCTTAATCTTCCCTTCGGTGGTGCAAAAGGAGGGATTACCGTTAACCCTAAAGAATTATCTAAACAAGAATTAGAACGCTTGAGTAGAGGTTATATTGAAGCGATCGCCGATTTTATTGGTCCTGATATAGATATTCTCGCACCAGATGTCTATACCAACGAAATGATTATGGGATGGATGATGGATCAATACTCTATCATTAAACGTCGCATTAGCCCTGGTGTAGTCACAGGTAAACCGATTACTATGGGTGGTAGTCAGGGAAGGACTTCAGCTACCGCTATGGGTGCTTTTTACGCGATTAACGCTATTCTCCCGAAATTCTCTCAACCACCTGAAAAAACTACCGTTGCTATCCAAGGATTTGGTAATGTCGGGGGTATCTTAGCTGATTTAATGTCTAAAGTTGGTTATAAGGTTGTGGCTGTTAGCGATTCTCAAGGAGGTATCTACGCTAGTACAGGGTTAGATATTCCTAGTATTAGACAATATAAAAAAGATGGTTACCCCATGAAAGCAGTTTATTGCTCTAAAAGTGTCTGCAATATTGTAGAGCACGAAAATATTAGTAATACGGAATTACTAGCCTTAGACGTAGATATACTTATTCCTGCTGCTTTAGAAAATCAGATTACCGCGGCTAATGCTAAAGATATTCAAGCTAAATATATATTTGAAGTGGCTAATGGTCCTACTACCTCTGAAGCAGACGAAATTCTAGATAAAAAAGGTATCTACGTCTTTCCCGATATCCTGATTAACGCAGGTGGTGTCACGGTAAGTTATTTTGAATGGGTACAAAATCGCAGTGGTTTATATTGGACTCTTACAGAAATAAACGAAAAACTCAAAGAAAAAATGGTTGTAGAGGTTGAACAAACCTGGGACATCGCTCAAAAACACTCTGTTTCTATGCGCACCGCAGCTTATATCCACGCACTTAATCGTTTAAGTGAAGCTCTCGACGCTAAAGGTACTAGAGATTATTATAATAATAAAGGTTAA
- a CDS encoding high light inducible protein has protein sequence MENQEVKFGFTQFAETWNGRLAMLGFLIGIATELLTGQGILSQIGLM, from the coding sequence ATGGAAAATCAAGAAGTAAAATTTGGATTTACTCAATTCGCTGAAACTTGGAATGGGCGGTTAGCTATGCTAGGTTTCCTGATTGGAATTGCCACTGAACTTTTAACAGGTCAAGGAATCTTATCTCAAATAGGTTTAATGTAA
- a CDS encoding TAXI family TRAP transporter solute-binding subunit, protein MSRTNKLIWLLVLFSITAAIAVTSHWIYSQRQVHTLTMATGGKTGVYYAFGNALATVVSRHQPNIRIEVIETSGSQENEELISEHEVDLAILQADTSVNNSVKAMTFLFPEMFHLIARVDSGINNFSDLKGKKIALMPIGSGSYNLFWPLSQHYGIYERDFEGIPMSPSEAHQALLDGEVDALFRIIALGNESVTELLQNEQVTLIPIDQASALQLVLPAVEPNVIPMGAYNGAIPIPSEDLPVVGVRAVLLAHKSVNPNLVQEITRIIFEARNDLIRKNPQSAMISKPDHINELGFSFHEGAKFYYNQDEPSFLERYAEAIGLILSITMLVISGIWQFRIWLQEKQKNRADRYNLQIIQLIERINTSNSIAELEEIQTELFQLFNKVVEDLDRDRISAESFQSFTFPWDVAFNSIRHREVLLSNGIPELNLKKS, encoded by the coding sequence TGCTGCTATCGCTGTTACTTCTCATTGGATTTATAGTCAAAGACAGGTTCATACTCTGACTATGGCGACAGGGGGTAAGACTGGGGTATATTATGCCTTTGGTAATGCTTTAGCCACGGTTGTCTCTAGACATCAACCCAACATTCGTATCGAAGTTATAGAAACTAGTGGCTCACAGGAAAACGAAGAGTTAATCTCAGAGCATGAAGTTGATTTAGCTATTTTACAAGCTGATACTTCTGTCAATAACTCTGTCAAGGCGATGACTTTTTTGTTTCCTGAAATGTTTCATTTAATTGCTCGTGTTGACTCAGGAATTAACAATTTTAGTGATTTGAAGGGTAAAAAAATTGCTTTGATGCCAATTGGTAGTGGCTCTTATAATTTATTTTGGCCCTTGAGTCAACATTATGGCATCTACGAAAGGGATTTTGAAGGGATTCCCATGTCTCCTAGTGAAGCTCATCAGGCTTTGTTAGATGGTGAAGTTGATGCTTTATTTCGCATTATCGCTTTAGGTAATGAATCTGTTACAGAATTATTGCAAAACGAGCAAGTAACTTTAATTCCTATTGATCAAGCTTCCGCACTACAGCTAGTATTGCCAGCGGTTGAACCTAATGTTATTCCTATGGGTGCTTATAATGGGGCTATTCCTATCCCTAGTGAGGATTTACCCGTAGTAGGGGTTAGGGCGGTGTTATTGGCTCATAAATCCGTTAACCCTAATCTAGTCCAAGAAATTACGCGCATTATTTTTGAGGCGAGAAATGATTTAATCAGAAAAAACCCCCAATCGGCGATGATTAGTAAGCCTGATCATATCAATGAGTTGGGCTTTTCTTTTCACGAGGGAGCAAAGTTTTATTATAATCAAGATGAGCCTAGCTTTTTAGAAAGATACGCAGAAGCCATCGGCTTAATTCTGTCGATAACGATGTTAGTTATCTCGGGAATTTGGCAATTTCGTATCTGGTTACAGGAAAAACAAAAAAATCGTGCTGATAGGTACAATCTGCAAATTATCCAATTGATTGAGCGCATTAATACTAGTAACAGTATTGCCGAGTTAGAGGAAATACAAACTGAGTTATTTCAATTGTTTAATAAGGTTGTGGAAGATTTGGATCGCGATCGCATTTCGGCTGAGTCTTTTCAATCTTTTACTTTTCCTTGGGATGTAGCTTTTAATAGCATTCGTCACCGTGAGGTTTTATTATCTAATGGAATACCTGAGTTAAACTTGAAAAAATCGTAA
- a CDS encoding pentapeptide repeat-containing protein, producing MKGLIKLIITTIILLPLLTLPVLAVDYNKVTLIGHDFSGQDLRDASFDLASLRESDFSHANLTGVRFFSANLEAVNFEGANLTDATLDSARLNDANLKDAILVGAFLSNTKFPGVNIEGADFTDALILSYEQKYLCKIAKGTNPVTGRDTRETLFCP from the coding sequence ATGAAAGGTTTAATAAAACTGATTATCACCACCATTATCTTATTACCGTTACTAACTCTACCAGTTCTAGCCGTAGATTATAATAAGGTAACTTTAATCGGTCACGATTTTTCTGGTCAAGACTTGCGGGATGCTAGTTTTGATTTAGCTAGTTTACGTGAAAGTGATTTTAGTCACGCTAATCTCACTGGTGTACGTTTTTTCTCGGCTAATTTAGAAGCGGTTAATTTTGAAGGTGCTAATCTAACTGATGCTACCCTTGATTCGGCTCGTTTGAATGATGCTAATCTCAAAGACGCTATTTTAGTTGGCGCTTTTTTGAGTAATACTAAATTTCCTGGTGTGAATATCGAAGGTGCTGACTTTACTGACGCTTTGATTCTCTCTTACGAACAAAAATACTTATGTAAAATTGCTAAAGGTACTAATCCTGTGACAGGAAGGGATACTAGAGAGACTCTTTTTTGTCCTTAG
- the psbU gene encoding photosystem II complex extrinsic protein PsbU: MKKLISTLALVILCWGWVGNIGQLSWGKTTVLAAETEIRNPADEVLKTEYGKKIDLNNANVRLFRKYRGYYPSLAAKIVQNAPYEQVEDVLKIPDLSDRQKELLSEHLEDFAVTPPADVFNEGDDRYNPGIY, translated from the coding sequence ATGAAAAAATTAATTTCAACCTTAGCTTTAGTAATTTTATGCTGGGGCTGGGTAGGTAATATAGGACAATTAAGCTGGGGTAAGACCACAGTTTTAGCCGCAGAGACAGAAATTCGTAATCCAGCAGACGAAGTACTAAAAACAGAATACGGTAAAAAAATCGATTTAAATAACGCCAACGTGAGATTATTCCGCAAATATAGAGGATATTATCCAAGTTTAGCCGCAAAAATCGTGCAAAATGCGCCTTATGAACAAGTAGAAGATGTACTGAAAATTCCTGACTTATCAGATCGTCAAAAAGAATTACTATCAGAACATCTCGAAGACTTTGCCGTTACTCCTCCTGCTGATGTCTTCAACGAAGGAGACGATCGCTATAATCCAGGGATTTACTAA
- the nadB gene encoding L-aspartate oxidase, producing MKIANQFDVLVIGSGAAGLYAALCLPEHWQVGIITKDTLKTGASDWAQGGIAASIDPSDSPELHLEDTIKAGAGLCDRQAVEFLVNHAPEAIASLVELGVAFDRKGDRLAMTLEAAHSKPRVLHAADTTGKAIVATLTEKVLAKPNIEIFPQTLALDLWLDEQQQCQGVQLLYENRLEWIKAQAVILATGGGGQVFAQTTNPGVSTGDGVALAWRGGAIVRDLEFIQFHPTALTVPGAPHFLISEAVRGEGAYLVDEKGDRFTFNYHRAGELAPRDVVSRAIFSHLQKHSPNPAQAQVYLDLSNIPPEKIRHRFPNIIKVCQHWGIDIFNQLIPVTPAAHYWMGGVETDLNSCTSIPGLYSVGETASTGVHGANRLASNSLLECIVFAAQLKKLEINPSRDVPRETTPQEIKANFKRDLETITKIRAELPSLMWQSAGICRTGTRLNQALLKVSAWRKILAEQPIKQHIANSTPTETLVFTSPEAVNQLRLYAETTNLVDIGYLILKSALFRTESRGGHYRLDYPDTLESWQVHTLIQGDRILAK from the coding sequence ATGAAGATTGCTAACCAGTTTGATGTATTAGTAATAGGTTCAGGGGCTGCGGGATTATACGCAGCTTTATGCTTACCTGAACATTGGCAAGTGGGTATCATTACCAAAGATACTTTAAAAACTGGTGCAAGTGACTGGGCTCAAGGTGGGATAGCCGCTTCAATAGATCCCTCAGATTCACCCGAGTTACACCTAGAAGATACAATCAAAGCAGGGGCGGGGTTATGCGATCGCCAAGCGGTAGAATTTTTAGTTAATCATGCACCAGAAGCGATCGCCTCTCTAGTAGAATTAGGGGTAGCCTTTGACCGCAAAGGAGATAGACTAGCGATGACTCTAGAAGCTGCCCACTCTAAACCTAGGGTATTACACGCAGCTGACACCACAGGAAAAGCGATCGTAGCTACCCTAACCGAAAAAGTCCTAGCTAAACCCAATATCGAGATTTTCCCCCAAACTTTAGCCCTAGATTTATGGTTAGACGAGCAACAACAATGTCAAGGAGTGCAACTACTCTACGAAAATCGTCTAGAGTGGATTAAAGCACAAGCAGTGATTCTCGCTACAGGTGGAGGAGGACAAGTATTCGCTCAAACCACTAATCCTGGGGTAAGTACAGGTGATGGAGTAGCCTTAGCTTGGCGTGGAGGAGCAATCGTCAGAGACTTAGAATTTATCCAATTTCATCCTACAGCTTTAACCGTACCAGGAGCACCCCATTTTCTGATTAGTGAAGCAGTCAGGGGAGAAGGAGCATATTTGGTAGATGAAAAAGGCGATCGCTTTACTTTTAATTATCACCGAGCAGGAGAATTAGCCCCAAGAGACGTAGTCAGTAGAGCAATTTTTAGTCATTTACAAAAACATAGTCCTAATCCAGCCCAAGCACAGGTTTACTTAGACTTAAGTAATATTCCTCCCGAAAAAATCCGTCATCGTTTTCCCAACATCATCAAAGTCTGTCAACATTGGGGTATAGATATATTTAATCAGTTAATACCAGTTACACCTGCGGCTCACTATTGGATGGGTGGTGTCGAGACTGATTTAAACAGTTGTACCTCAATACCAGGACTCTATAGCGTAGGAGAAACAGCTAGTACAGGAGTACACGGGGCTAATCGTCTAGCGAGTAACTCTTTATTGGAATGTATCGTCTTTGCTGCGCAATTAAAGAAACTTGAGATTAACCCCAGTAGAGATGTACCCAGAGAAACAACCCCACAAGAAATAAAAGCTAATTTTAAACGAGATCTAGAAACAATAACTAAAATCAGAGCAGAATTACCCTCTTTAATGTGGCAAAGTGCGGGAATATGTCGTACAGGAACAAGACTTAATCAAGCCTTACTAAAAGTCTCGGCGTGGCGTAAAATATTAGCAGAACAACCAATAAAACAACATATAGCTAACTCCACACCTACAGAAACCCTGGTTTTTACCTCACCAGAAGCAGTAAATCAGCTACGTCTCTACGCTGAAACGACAAACCTTGTGGATATAGGTTATTTAATCCTTAAAAGTGCCCTTTTTCGCACAGAAAGTCGCGGAGGACATTATCGTTTAGATTATCCCGATACCCTAGAATCTTGGCAAGTACATACCTTAATTCAAGGCGATCGCATTTTGGCAAAGTAA
- a CDS encoding DNA starvation/stationary phase protection protein Dps, with product MASVTSKPKTEGFYPTSIDLALDIRTEIVKILSQTLASSLDLKTQTKQAHWNVKGLNFYSLHLLFDEMASELEEFVDMVAERVTALGGTALGTARIAAANSILPEYPTDIAEGKEHVKALSDRFAAYGAHLRKAIEDTDNLGDADTADLYTEISRAIDKRLWFLEAHLVG from the coding sequence ATGGCTTCAGTAACATCTAAACCAAAAACAGAAGGGTTTTACCCAACCAGTATTGACTTAGCTTTAGATATCCGAACCGAGATAGTCAAAATTTTGAGTCAAACCCTAGCTAGTAGTCTAGATTTAAAAACTCAAACCAAACAAGCTCATTGGAACGTTAAGGGGCTGAATTTTTACTCTCTACACCTGTTATTCGATGAAATGGCGTCAGAATTAGAAGAATTTGTGGATATGGTAGCAGAAAGAGTCACCGCTTTAGGTGGTACTGCTTTAGGAACAGCCAGAATCGCTGCCGCTAACTCGATCTTACCAGAGTATCCTACTGATATCGCTGAGGGGAAAGAACACGTAAAAGCCTTGAGCGATCGCTTTGCTGCTTATGGTGCACACTTGAGAAAAGCGATCGAAGATACGGACAATTTAGGAGATGCAGATACAGCTGATTTATATACGGAGATTTCCAGAGCGATCGACAAGCGCTTGTGGTTTTTAGAAGCTCATTTAGTTGGTTAA